ACGCCACCCTATGACAGCGGCACACGCCTGCTGGACATCATGGACATGACCATTTTTGATTTCCTCATGGGTAAGTGGATCCCACAGAAGTGcatcatttgtttctgaatgcgGAATTGAAGCTGAAATTCAATCAAGCTGTGTAAGTCATAAATAATACTGATTATATATCTTCAAAGGAAATATGGATCGTCATCATTATGAGACATTTGAAAAATTTGGAAATGAAACTTTCATTATTCACCTTGATAATGGAAGAGGGTAAGACATTTTATCTTGATTTCTTTAACTCTCATAATACAACTAGTGTCGTCAATTCATTATTAGTAAATATGCGTTTTTTTATGCTATGGAGTATTGTCATGTCTGATTTCTCTTTTAATCTTCAGCTTTGGTAAACATTCTCATGATGAGCTCTCCATACTGGTGCCTTTGAGTCAGTGCTGCAGGTTAGTATTTGCtttattaattacttattattCAATATTTGTCCAATCACTTCAAGAAATTCCGAAAGTTGTTTGAATCAAGGCTGTCAAATTAAGCAGCATTTAACTGCAATTATTTGTATGGTtgaaattatcttttaaaattaataaatgtttatgaaagtTTACCtgttttataaatgtcatttaattattCTGTTCTATCATTATATGATTAATTGCAATAGAGTACAATATTCAGGTTCTTGACCACTTCTAAACTGATAAACCTTATAAACAGACCTGTTGTTAATCGATGGTTTTGTTAAagctattattttaattaatttgttttaaagcagcactatgtaacatgttctgtgttcaaaatttgctaAATGTTTATAATGATCGAGTAGATCATAAATTCATCTCCCAAACGACGTTTTTTTCTTATCccgaatcactacggtacacttATAATGAGTGCTTatatttggactattgtagcctggtCGGGTCGTCACCGCTGTGGAATAACACACACCTgtgtgaatcgccatagacataaactttagagaagtagctccggttagaatgtttTTCCGCGGGATGCatgcagttttgtttattaaccgctagagcgccaaaagttacatagtgctgctttaaatcatagtctgtaaaaaaaatatgtatatattttgcaataaacttataaaatacagtacattgttgTCATAGATGTTATCAACAACTTTAAATGAGCAGTTTTAATTTCACCatcttttaaattcagttatgtCATTCGCAATGGAATTGTAATTGTAGTTATTTCCCTCTGCTGTCAAAGcacacagtcttgtacctttgtgTTTTTGCcttattttcaaatacttttttgcttcaaatcaaggTTTTGTGATGTTGTGATTCAACTCGTAGCTGGTTGGAGGGATTCCTGGTTTCTAACGCTTTaacaaagactaaaaaaaaaaaaaaatggaaaaaatacaccaatgctgctgaaaaagtgggcaaACACTAATGTCCTAATTTCATCCTAATTCATTCACTAATATCCTAAAATGTCCTAATTACATCCTAATTCATCCCACAAGAAAATGCATTGATAAATTGGTGGTTTTTGGTTTTCTGTTTGACTCAGGGTGAAGAAGTCCACTCATTTACGGCTTCAGCTGTTGGTTAAGGAGGAGTTCAAACTGAGTGCTCTGATGGAGGAAAGTCTGCAGACTGATACGCTGTCACCCATCCTTATTAGGCCTCATCTGGAGGCTATGGACCGCCGGCTGCACCTGGTGCTCCAGGTACTGGCCGACTGCATTGAGAAGGAGGGCTACAGTAATGTAGTAGAGGATGACCTGCTTGTGGAGGGCTTGAACACGGGCACAGCCCCACAAAGGTAGTGGGCACAGACTGATCAGGCGTCCCCCGGTGGCTCCTTTGAAGTCCCACCACAGCTCTATAGACCATGAACGTCTTGCAAGAGATGCTCTTGTTGATAAACTTTTCTGAATTCAGTGAATTCCAAAGACTCATTCCTCAACTAATGGACCATGTGTTAAAATAAAGACACGCATTACACAGAGAAAGAGACGGTGTTCTGCAGTCCTGCATCCAAAATGTAAGCTGATCTTCACCTGTAACAGCCAGTGTtgtaaagcagcggttctcaactgGTGTGGATCGTCACCTTAAAATgggcttgttttttttgtgtggaaaggaaagaaaaaaaaaacttttatgtgaatattataatgttgttattattatttttgttttttttgttttttttgtgaattttaaaatgtgcagtgcaaataaaacagaaataataataataataataaataaatattgatggattattaataataatagttatagtttatacaaacatcaataaaacaaatgatcCTATTCagcttatgtttatttaatttggtaTATTATTAGGCCtaagcaataataataagaattattattaaaataataattataagaataataataagaataataagaattattattaaagtaataaagtaataatgtaacaagtaataatgataataataatattttttaataataataataagaataattattattattattaaaaattattattattatcattattacttgataaaaaaaataatgtagggTTTCTTTTTCTATTTAGCCTTTGGTTCTGTATTGTGCTGCCACATATTGTCCAATGTGAGATGCAAAGCAAatccagttgagaaccactgttataAAGGAACTAAATACAGTACACCATTTAACCAGTATTTGCTGTCCCTTTGGGAAACTATTcgaactttaaagtttttttttaagaaataagcaAAGGATGTGCAGGACAGAACAACGGCTACAGTGAATGTTTGTCTGACGTTTTTGCAGCTAAAGAAGGCAACATTTCAGCTCAAACTTATGAGGAACTACAGCTTCACAAACTCTCTCACCGCTGTACGTAACGTGTGCACCTTTGTCTGAATATATGTAGACTTTTATGTCTTCAAACAACATTCTTTATACTCTCTCCATACCAAGGAGGAATGAGAGGAACTGTGCTTTCATATAGCAATGTATTTTTCTTGACCTTATTTAGGACAAAATGCTTTGAGTGAAATGTGAGTTTTTTCCTAAAAGTGTCCCGTCTGTCATGTTATAGCTGATCAAAGATTATTTATTGAGTTCCATATTTATTATTCCAAACATGCCATTCATAAATTTTGTTACAAATCAAAGAGGTAGATTCATTTAGTACATTAAACCAGTTGCAGTATTTGTGCTAATGTGAGTAGATAAGTAACAATGTGCAGTATATGTTTGAAAAAAGATGGTGGTTTACTGGATTTCAGAGAAATGTCCTTAAAATGTAACAACCTGCATCATTTCCAGCATATCAGTTCTTTTTTCAGTCATATTTAATGCAATATCAAAAACTGAACATTCGAATATGAATAAACAATATAGTGTGACTGCTGCATTTCCACCCACATGTGACCTAAAAATGTAGCCCTTAAATTGCACAAGGATACTGATTAATAATGCCAAATCTATGAATCACTGTAGAATTTTCATGCtattaaactaaaattttgaaaaaaaaaaaatgttgttgtgctCAGAGGAGtgtgaatgatgttttttttagatCTATATGATGGTATAGATTACACATCTTTAGTCTGCTGTTTCTGAATTAGCATTCTATTGCAGAATTTTGACCGCagtaaaatcaaaatgtataaatacattaaGAAATGTTAAAGAAACAGAACATGACCGGTAACTGAAGCATTATTACCACTTGGGATTTAGGTTTTAGCCCAAACTCATTGGCAGAAGTACAGAGGTCATGCTTTCTTagtataattttgtatatatgaTATGCTTCAGCGTATGTAAAGCATGTACATTGTaacatttaatgtctttttagTTGAGGGTGGGAAGGATGTTGGTGTTTATGTAGAGCTCTCTACAGCCCTTGTTGTACTACGAAACGTGTTTCTACTAACTGCTGAAAAAGTTCTGTAAATATGTGAATTCAGTGCCTGTGCAATTAGAGATATACTTGAATACTCGGTTGTGGAGATGACAGAGTAATCAGCAGAATAAATGTGGTTTATCATACCAAGGCTACACCGCAGTTTCcatacattttgtttatatttttgtttatgttttctttatatgtacaattggtattttcacattttcaaagaaatacaGTATGTTTTGCTGTTGCTGTCATATTTTGTCTCTTATTGGgactttttgtttcagtttttcccCTTGGTTATGGTGCAATAAACAAAGATTAAGCAAATGGTCTTATacaaatgttcttttatttatttatatatatatatatatatggggaagtcgtggcctaatagttaaagagtttgactcctaaccctaatgttgtgggttcaagtcttgggccggcaataccacgactgaggtgccattgagcaaggcactgaacccccaactgctccccaggtgctgcagcataaatggctgcccactgcttcgggtgtgtgtgtgtgtgtgcactttggatgggttaaatgcagagcacgaattctgagtatgggtcaatatacttggctgtatgtcacgtcacttttttttttttcactttcactacttggctgtaatatatatatatatatatatatatatatatatatatataataatttaattctaaAATTGATATACTTATGGATACATCACAGACTTTATCTTAACCAGCAGTTAATTTAACATTGGGGATTTTGTTGTGTAGGCACTGcttttcactgtttgtttgttttttacaaaatcgCATTTAGAGCAATTGTTTGTTCTAAAAgtgataaaatgtatacttttgttTAAATAGTTCCGATTGATCAATTAGCTAGACTAGCTAATGACCAGAGGCCATGTAGAAACATTTTATGCTATAGTGGTTACAATTAAAGTGATTAGGAAATGTCTGGACTGTTTTATGACATGGTTCTTCATATATTAGCTCATAATGGTATGATAATTAAAAGCTGTCCCACTTTATTTAACACATTAAGCTAAAATGAGAGCGTATTTAAAATAGAACCTCAAAAATAATTAGATAGAATTTtcaataattgaaaatatatatatatatactttttcaaaatgtggtgcaaaagcaatgcaaaagcaatgcaaacattaataatgtttttgtgacaGAGTTATTAAAGTGTTACATGTAGTTTTGTGTCTGGTGATCATCTAAAtagtgctgtaaaaaaaaaaactatgatgaGTATGATGAAATATTATcagaatattaaagaaatattttctttaaaaaggcTACTAATAAAATCAATAAGGCTTTAATCATAAAAGTTATGACTtggtatattattataaaatcaatattaattaaatgaaccattattaaataatgtattgtgatttaacataaatacatttactgtatttaaatgttgtttgtatttttaaaatagaaagaaagaaagaaagaaagaaagaaagaaagaaagaaagaaagaaagaaagaaagaaagaaagaaagaaagaaagaaagaaagaaagaaaagcctaAACATGTTAAAAGCTTATTCTGACATCTGCAGGTCACTACAGTGACTTCAGAGGATTACATCTATTAGGCATGTAAGCTATTCCTAATGGAATATATTAGCCTAAATGTTATACACCTATAACATTCGATATAAACGGAGACGGGGTCATTTTGCCCCCTATCTTTTAACTGTCTGGGGCAGTTTTGCCTGAAGCCCTGGTTAATGTCTGCCCCTGCacagtgtttttgtgctggtgcaGTAATGGTCTTGtgtggagtggagtggagtggtCTGGTCTGGTCTAGTCTGGGGGGACAGGGACTGCAGCAATCAGAGCAGCCGCAGACGGTCCAGCAGAGGAAACGGCGTCATGGGAACGGAGCGGGATGCCGCTGGGACCGTTATCAGATCGCACTCTCTGTGCACTCAGACAGGAAACGCCACATGAGCGTTTGTAAACTTCATTTTAAACGAAGGAACGCAAAACAACGGAACGTGAATCCTTGTTCAAGCCTCACCTGCCAAAATATCAAATCAATGGCAATTCTGACGGTGTAGgctataatttaaaaagaaaaatgaatgagtTCGGTCCCAGATGTCCGAGCTGCATGTGTCCAAACAAGGAAGCGAGATCGATCCGAGGCCACACGCAGACATCTCGCGCCGCGGGCTGTTTGCTCGTGTTTCTCGGTCCCTCATATGGCActtaatgttcttttgaacacaCATCCCCTATTTAGTCACGGAAACACAATTTATGGCTATTATGCCGCATTATAGATTACATCTACAGAAGCCAAGAGTTGTTGCCGAGAGATATGTGATTCAGGGGCCAAACTCAACACAACATAAACAACCTGAAAGAGTTAAGACTAAAGGCATGAGATACATGTTTGTTAATGTTTCATTCGTCATTCAATTATAGTTAAGAGGATCAGACTATAAAAAGAAacgacaaaacaaaacaaaacaaaacaaaacaaaacatccaatCCCGAGTAGGACCGGACCACCCAGAATCAAAGAGTGAATGATTGACTAGAGTTTGTTGATCACGCCCCGGGTTCAGACGTTTACAGTAGTTCCAGTCATGTACGCCCATTATATGAGCATCTGAGCAGCAGCCGGTCACTTCCCCTacagtacacacactcacaaacacttcTCATGAGCGCTGTTTCATTTGTCTTGGCCAGCTAGAGCCTTTCTCATTACTAGAAACCATAAAGGCTTGCCACCCTGGACGTCTGATGATGTTTGACAGTTCGCAATATCCTTATAACTGTTTTAACTATGATGGAGAAGGATACCCCTCATGTGGCAATGATGAAGAGAAGAAAGTGTGTCGACCAGCTTACAGgtatttcattgttgttgttgttttttgttgttgttgttgctgtcgttattatattatattatattatattatattatattatattatattatattatattatattatattatattatattatattatattatattagatatatatgaatatatgattattgtgtttgttttttatgattttttgattatatttaatttattttttaattttttatttatttattattttgtaattttttgtttattaattttacaataagttttgtaaattaaatactagttaatgttattattgttatgatGTTCTATATTGttgtatatttcaaaatgtatttataaatttggTACATTAATGAAGTGTTAAGCATTACAGAGGGTAATAATGTTTAGAAGTAATTAATGAAAGGTTATTATAATATaagtaatgaaataaatatatattatgtatatatgtgtatgatgtgtatatatatatatatatatatatatatatatatatatatatatatatatatatatatatatatatatatatatatatgtatgtatgtatatgtatttaattattataattatagtaacTTTAGCAATTATGAAAAGTTGTCTGCTGTTGGCTTGATCAAAGTCTCTTacaatattatcaatgttaatagTTTcacttaaagtatattaattatatatttaaagtatatttttacatttaaagtatatcaTATTTGTAATATTCTGTTCATTATTTCTGCGTGTgcatgaatgattacaaataatcTTGTAAACCCTAAATTAGGGGATACAGAGCGCTTTGAAGGGACAAATCTTTTCTTACTCTTTCTCTGACATccgttttctgtctctctctatcaGTTACATTGCACTAATAGCGATGGCTATACAGCAGAGCCCCGAGAACAAAGTTACCCTATCAGGAATCTACGAGTTCATCATGAAGAGATTTCCTTATTACAGATCCAACCAGAGGGCTTGGCAAAACTCAATTCGTCATAACCTCTCTCTAAACAGCTGCTATAAAGGTATGATGGAAACTGGATGTGTATGTTAAaatggtaaatgtaaaaaaaaaatgaatgaatgaacaatttCCAATATATAAACAACCAGATTGTTTTGTTaggctgtgcatcacaggaagtTCTGAAATCTGTACTCAGTTGCAATAAATGTTAAAGAAATAGTAAAGAAAACCCATCGTTATAATTAGTAAGGTAAAGGCATTATTACTAATGGGTTTCATAACTTTAGGGGTTTGTTGTAACTGGTTGCTGATTATTTGTTTTCCTCAGGTGCCCCGTACGGAAGGTAACGAGAAAGGAAAAGGTAATTACTGGACATTCGCCACAGGCTGCGAGTCCATGCTGGACCTCTTTGAAAATGGCAACTTTCGTCGCCGCCGCCGCAGACGCAACTTAAAAATGGGCCTGAAGGAGCCAGCCGAACCTTTTGTTGCCATGGACACTCATCAGGGCATTGCAGTAAGACCCACGGATTCAGATTCTTTCTGCCCCGTGAACACTAGTCACAGAACGGCCCAAAACAACCCGCCTCTCAGCAAACCTGAGCCCGAGATCAAATTCAGCATTGACTACATTCTCTCCACGCCAGACCCTATGCCCGGGTTCAGAGCCCCTAACAGTGGACCTGGAGCTGTGATCCATCATCTGGAGCCGCAACATCTCAGTCTACACTTCTGGACCATGTAACCAAAACCATAGGCTGCAGATCAGTAAATACCCTGATGCTGAAACAGTCAAAAAACATTAAGGCTTCTATAGTGCACAAACAGTCTTTCCCATAGTGCAAATCAGCTTGTCAGTAGGCACATGCAGTTTGTTGTGTGCATATAGTGACTTAAAAGTATAATAGTactgaataataatgataataatatatatagaataatactCTTTTTGAAAAGATCAACATATCATCATGAATTTTTGAAGGCATACCCTAGtgaaaaagtaatacatttatttcatacttagaatagttcaaatctattaacatatttactgacatgtcgctcacaaaattataattacagtttatttgGAGTGCTACTTGTgtaaaatgcacatttcttaataagcctaaaatgtgttttaatgtcactgttgatgaggactgtatgatctttgaataatatctgtCTTTAAacgcaagatatttaaagtgtacctgaagtattgTAATAGTTCCAATTTATCACAATCAAATATAcctcagtatatctttagttggacgttagttgcacaattaaagtgcattaagtacaaaattagttgttccaatttatcAGACTTTCAGCATAccagtataccaaaagtacaattggAGGGGaattttattaagcacataaatatgtaaaggtatttgtagtatacttagcatgaaataaatgtatatcaaatatgttatttttcactagggtagaCAGCTTATTTTGATGAAATCAATCATACTTTTAATGTCAGTACTTTACAATAAGTCTCCATTTGTTaactttaacaataaataattaaaaagaatttattaatcttagttaatgttaattataacatttactaatgcattagtaAAATCAGAAGTTGTATCTGTTCACATTTAATGGACCTGAGTTTACATGaacatatacacaaatattttttttttttaactttaacaaagattgataaatgctataaaaaatgtattgcttattATCAGTAATAATGCTTTAACTAAttggaccttattgtaaagggtGACCCAAACATAACTCACATTTTTCATTCCGCCCCtttaaagtaaaaactaaagattgaaggtgtgtttgtgttgcaggcacGGGTTTGTAGTTAGTGAAGTGTTTGCAAACAAATGCGCCAACATAGCTATGGGGTTGGTGTAATCAGCATTCCCTGCTTACTGCACAACTGCTGAGCGACTCTATTGTTTACATATGTTGTTTATAATGTGTATCATTGGCCCTCGACAGTCTGTGA
This region of Cyprinus carpio isolate SPL01 chromosome B12, ASM1834038v1, whole genome shotgun sequence genomic DNA includes:
- the foxl3 gene encoding forkhead box protein L3 is translated as MMFDSSQYPYNCFNYDGEGYPSCGNDEEKKVCRPAYSYIALIAMAIQQSPENKVTLSGIYEFIMKRFPYYRSNQRAWQNSIRHNLSLNSCFPQVPRTEGNEKGKGNYWTFATGCESMLDLFENGNFRRRRRRRNLKMGLKEPAEPFVAMDTHQGIAVRPTDSDSFCPVNTSHRTAQNNPPLSKPEPEIKFSIDYILSTPDPMPGFRAPNSGPGAVIHHLEPQHLSLHFWTM